The sequence AAGAGAGAAAAACATAGACTTCATAGGAGACTATGACAAATACCTAAAAAGAATAAAAGAGGCAAAAAACGACCAGGAATTTATTGATGAAATGACTGGTATTATGGGGGAATTAAACAACCACCATGCTAGAATTGCCGATCAAAATTATGTAGATAAGACTCTCAAATATTATGCCAAAAACTGGAACAGCCCATCAATCTATTATGAATTTTTGAAGCTAAACAAGCAAGTTGTTAGAAATAGATATGGACTAAAAGGAGAGCAAACAGCTAGTGAAACAAGCGTAAGTAAGAGAAATTCTGGATCTATATTAAATCAAGACAAGTCTGCCAATATGACCTTGGATACAACAAATGAGGGTATAGCCATATTAAAAATCAAACAAATGGTCGATCCTCAAAGTGTCAAAGAAGATGAGGCTGTTTTGAACAGTTTTTTAAAAGATAAACATCTTTACAAGGCTTTAGTAATAGATATCCGCCAAAACTATGGGGGTAATGCAGAATATTGGCAAAAATTCTTGCTTCCAAAAATTTTGCCTAGTCAAAAGTCAGTGACTAATCATTTATTTTTTAAAGATTCGCCTAGGGCAAAGCTTATATTAGCTGACGATACTCTAAATGTTGAGTCCATAAAAAACGTTGATATATCGGCAATAAAATTAGATCATGCTAATGATATCAAAGATTTTGATTATTATATTAGAGATACTATAAGCATAAGTCCAGACGAAAGCGAAAAAGACTATGGATTTGATGGCAATATATACCTGCTCGTAGATAAGGCAGTATTTTCAGCAGCAGATGGCATGGCAAGTTTTATGAAATTCTCGGATGCCGCAACCTTAATAGGTGAAGAGAGTGGAGGAGACGGGCTAACACTTGGAGTAATAAACGATGTGATGCCAAACTCTGGTCTGGTATTTACCTACACCAATACCCTCGGCTATGCTCCAGATGGAACAATTAATGCAGAAGAAAAAACAAAGCCAGACATAAAATCTAGCTCATACAAAGATACCATAGATACAATAATAGAAATAGAAAATGGAAATTTTTAGACAAAGAAAAAGAGGATTGCCAATCAAGATTATTACTGATTCAATCCTCTTTTGTTTTTATTTTCTCATATCTTTTGAATTTTTCTTCATAAAGTAGTAGGCGATAATTGCAACTATGAGAATTATTGCAACACTTCCTAGACCTTTAATTCCTGTTTTTACAACTGATCCAGCATTTGTATTATCTGGTTGAGCTTCAGATTCTTTGAATTCTTCTTGTTCCTCATTCTTATCATCCTTATCATCCTTTTCTGCATCAGTAGCAAGTTGTGGAGATTTTGTAGTATTGTTATCAATTGTAACAGTTTTTGGGGTTTCTATTTCTTGGGAACTTGTTTGATCACTGCTAGATTCACTGGTTTGACTAGAACTTTCACCATCTTGGCTAGCCTCGTTTAAAGCTTTTTCTGTAAATGGATATAGCCATGATGATTTGTCTAGATTTGGCGTAAAGTTTTCTGAACTTTCAAGTTCGCTTTCAGAAATTTGTCCATTCTTGTCTGTATCGATTATACCCAATTCCTTTTTTTGGTCATCTGTAAGCTCGCTGTATTTATCTTTTGTCTTTTCGTTTTTCAAAAAGGCTGACTCTTCTTTGCTTTCGCTACTTTCAGCTTCCATATCATTGCTATCAATGCTTGTAGTTTCAATAACTTCGTTTTCATTAACTTGTGTGATACTTGTATCATTTGAAGAGTTATATTTTTGGTTTTGTGCAATTTCGTTAGTTGAAATCAAGTGATCTTCGAAGTTTAGCTTATCTTCAGTCTTTAAAAAATCTTCCAAAATCCTAAAGGCAGCTTCTTGGTCAAAATCCTTATCTATTACATAGGAAATTACTTCCTTATACTTATCCTTTGTTTTCTCATCAGCAAGTTCATAGGATTTTGAATTTAGAATAGAATTTTCGAACAAATCTAAATCTTTTGCCTTGGCTTCAAATAATAGACCACTCGTTAGATAAGTCTTCAATTGTTTTTCTAAATCGTCTTTTTCTATAGGGGTAAGTGATAGCTTTTCTTTTATATTATATAGGCTTGTGATTTCAGAAAGCTTGTCACTTTGTGTTTTGATACTTTCCATATCATCGGAATTTAGTATATGTGTGGATTCTTCGATTAATTTTTCATTAGAAGAATCATCAGCCTTTTTTAACAACTCGATATTTTCCACTAATTTTAGCCTATTTTCATATTCTTGGCCGAAATTAATGATGTCCTTGTTTGCTTCATATTCTTTGATTTCTCTAGCAGAAGCCTTATCAAAGTTTGGCAAAGTTTCCAGCTTATTATCAATTTCACTGATTATTATATTTTCATCTAATTCTTGAGCACTAGCATTACTTACTGTAGCCAAACATAAGCTAAAGGCTAGAGCTCCAAAAAATTTATTTATTTTCATAATATACTCTCTTTTATCCTTATATTATCTCTTCTTATTATTATATTAATAAATGGTGAAATTTCAATAAAAAAACTAGGGTAATACCCTAGTAAAGTCCTAGGCAAATCCCAAAATACTTAAGCTACTTAAGAAATTGACTAAGTCTAAATCTTATAATACTACAAATCGCAAATTCACTTACCATCAAAGAGTGCCATCTATGGTCGAATTACTTGGATTGCTTGCATATTTTTTAAAACAGAATGAATTATTTTGAGATTTGCTAAAGTTTTATAATTTTAAGCAATACTAGCTATTTGCCTTAAACATTAACCTTGAAGTCCCTCGGCTTGTCTTAGCATATTTTCTACAACTATGTCGTGGATTTCGCCAAGGCTTGCTGCATATTCTAGGATTTCCCAAGGTCTATTGGTGTGAAAATGAATTTTGATTAGTTCCTCATCACCAACAGCAAGAAGGCTATCTCCCTCAAAATTTGCTGTTATATGGTCAAAAATCTCATCTTCGTCTAGATTTTCTCCAGCTATTAGCATTTGTGTATCAAATTTAAAATCTCCTATATCTACCATAAATCCTCCTAATTACTATTTCCTTGTTTTAAATTTCTCTTTAGTTCTTCTTCTAGCCTTGCTATCTCAGCTTGGGCAAGAGTTCTATTTTTCTTGCCCTCAATTTGGATATTTCTAACTTCTTCTATAGTTGAAATCAATTGATCGTTTGTATGTTTTATTGTATCAAGGTCAATTATACCACGTTCAGTTGCCTTTGCTGTTTCTATAGTATTTTGTTTTAGAGTATCAGCATTCTTTCTTAATAATTCGTTTGTAAGGTCAGTTACTCTTTGTTGGCTTCTGATGGCTTGGTTGGTGTGGTTCATTCCAAGGGCCAATACCATTTGGTTTTTCCAAAGTGGGATGGTATTTACAATAGTTGTTTGGATTTTTTCTGCCATAATTGAATTTGATGATTGAACCATCCTAATTTGAGGAGCCATTTGTATAGAAACCATACGGGTCAAATCAAGATCGTGAAGTTTTTTCTCGAATCTATTGGCCTGGGCTTTAAGGTCGTTTACTTTCTGTGCGTCTAAAGGCAAGTTTGATTCGTTGGCCTTTGATTCAAGGGCTGGTATTTCGCTAGCATAAGTTTCCTTTAGCTTTCTATTTCCAGCTTCGATGTACATGGTGATTTCTTTGTAGTATTCTTCGTTTAAATCATACATTTGATCAAGCATAGAAATATCTTTCATCAAGGTTATTTGATGGTTTTCCAAAGTTTTTGCTACTTCGTCTATATTTTTTTCTGCTGATTGGTAGCGGTATTTCATATCTTCAATTTTGTTGACTTGTTTTTTGAAAAATCCTAGAGGCCCGTTAGTTTCTTCTCTATCCATTGATTTGATATCCATTACAACAGAATCGAGCAGATCTCCAATTTCTCCCAAATCCTTGTTTCTTACAGTATCTAGGGTTTTTTCAGAGAAGTTAGAAATCTTCTTTTGTGCTCCAGATCCGTATTGGAGGATGATATTTGTATTATCCAAGTCAATCTTCTTGGAGAAATCATCAATCATCTTTTCTTCTTCTGGTGAAAACTTAATATTGTTTTCTACTAAGTCTGGTCCTTCATTAGTTATACTTTCAAGCTTATTGTCATTTTCATTATCGCCGTCAAGGGTTAGTTTTATATCACTCATTTACTCCTCCAATCATTGTATTTAAGTCCTTCTTGATTTAAAAGTAGGTTTATTGTGTCAATATCGGCTTTAACTTCCATAGTGCTATCGCTTAGAAAATCTAATTGTAATCTTTCAAAAGCGTTAGTCAGATCAACTATTGTTTCATCTATTTGTTCCATTGATTTTAATATTTTTGAGTTCCTTGATGCTATTTGCTCAAACTCGTAATATGCATTTATAAGTTTTACGCTTGTTGGCAAATAATATTCAGAAAATTTATTTAATCCATGAGAACTTTCAGGATGGTTTTCGATTACTTTAAGGATATCTTTGCTTGAATTTTCGAAATCTTCTATGTGGTCAATAAAGGTTTTATTTTCAATTTTATTTTTAACCAAGTTTATGGCAATTAAATCTTTATTTGCAGATTCGATTATTTCCTTAGAACGTACTAGGTTAATTTCTTCTAAGTTTTGTTCATTTGAAATTTGCCTGATATCCGAAGCTTCAGATAATATCTCGTTTTTTCGTTCTTTGTACAAGCTATAGGTTGGAATATCTAGAATAAAAAGAGACTTATTTTCAACTATTCGAGCCTCGGGGAAATAGTCTTCTTTTATCATATGCCTTAAGTCACTATATGTTTCTTCAATGTCTTGGTCTACTGAGTTTGCCAAATCGTTAATGGAAATGACTTTATTGCCATTAAGCTCTCTAATATATCTCTTGTAGTTTTTCTCAAGTCTTTCGTATTCCAATTTTCCTCTATATCCTGTAAGCATAATAACTATAGAAATAAAAAGAGAAATTATAAAAATTATTAACCAAGATGATAGGTCACCAAATATCCAAGCTATAAACATTAATAGAATAATCACGAAGCTAACAACAGAAAAGATAATGCCAAGGGCTAGCATTCCATTAGCTCTATTGATTTCCTTTGCTGGAAGTCTAAAGAGTTTTTCTTCTATTTTATTGTCTTTTTCTGTAGACTCATCTACCAGTCTAATGCTATATCTGCGTTTTTTCATAATTTCCCCAAGTTAAATTAATTAGCTCTCCCAATCATCTTCTGCGTAACCTTCTTGATTTAAAAGTAAGTTTATTGTGTCTATATCAGTCTTCACATCCATGGCTCTATCAGCTAATAGTTCCACTTTGATTTTATCAAAGGCTTCTGCTATTGTGAGTATTGACTCATTGATCTGATTCATTGAAGTCAAGATTTTCTTATCATTTGTGCGCATCATCTCAAAATCGTTGTAGGTTTCTACAAGTTTTGCAGCTGTAGGTAAGTAGTAATCTGAAAACTTGTTTAGGGCGTAGGACTTGTCTGGATACTTTTCTACAATATTTAATATATCCACTGAATTTTTGATAAGTTTATCTACATTGATTCTGAAATTAGCATCGTTAGTCCTAGCTTGACTTAGTTTTATCCTATCAAGAGAATTCTTACCCTGGTTAATGATTTCTCTTGCTCTTTCAAAGGATAGATCTTCTACCAAGACCTCATCTTCATCCTTATTTACTGTCTTTGTTTGGATGCTTTCCTTGCTCTTTTCCTTATATAGCCTAAATGTCGGTATATCCAGGATAAATAGGGAGTCGTCTTCTACTATACGAGCTTGGTAAAAATAGCCTCTTTTCATCATTTTCATAAGGTCGGATACAGTTTTTTCTTCGCTTTGGGCAACAGAACTTGCCAAATCTCTGATAGATATAACTGTGTTGTTACCAAGCTCCCTTAGAAATCTCACGTAGTTATTAGTTAGTCTAAAATATTCCTTGGAAACCTTCCAAGATAGATAAGGTACTACAAAAGTAGCCATGGCCGAAAGTACTAAAAATAAGAAATATCCAAAGCCTCTCCAAGCAAAAAAACCATCAAGGGCAACAATTGTCATCATAGCAAATCCAATAGCAGTCACAATGGATATGGCACGCCAACCCTGAGCCTTATTAATTTCTGGCGGTTTTTGGGCACAGACCTCCTTGTTTTTTGTTTGAGGCAGGTTTTCATTATTTTTCTTTGATTTTGTAAAGGTCCTGATAGTTGCATTTACAGATTCTTTTATTGTATTTCCAATCTCATCAAAATCGATGTCAGATAGTATGTCATTTATTTTAAAATTGTTCTTGTTATCACTCATACACTCTCCTTAGAAACTTACCATAATTATACCTCAAAGCTTGATATACTTAAATGAAAGTTAATTATTTTAAAATTAATTCTTCAAATCTATAATCTTGTCAAAATTATCTTTTACTTCTAATATACTTTCTCTATTGCCAAAGACACATATATTTTCTTCGTCAATGGCAGCTTTAAAGAGTTTCTTATATTCTTTAATTTCATCAAGATTTGAGTGTTTGATATCAGCAAGGATCTTTTCGTGATCTGTAGGCTTTTCCTTCTTATACCTAGCATAGTCTTCATCAGCCAAGCCTTGCGGTGACTTTGGTCTTAAGAATGTACCCATTGAAGAGATTTGTTGGTTTTCAAAGTCTCTATCGCTAAGTGATATATTTTCTGTCAAGGATGGAATTTGTCTATAAGTTTCCAGAGTTTTTACTATGTGTGGGTCTCTATAGGAATATGCTGACAAAAGTCCTGCCTTATTTATTGTAAGTCCACCACCATAGGCGCCTGCCTTGGCACGGATTAGCTCATATAGGTATGGGTTTGAAAGTATAGAACTTGCTAAAACTAACTTTCCTTCAAAGTTATGACCGTATTTTTTAATATCAGCACTTTGACCTACATAATTGACATTGGCATCTGACATGATAGCTTCTTTGTAAGATTTTGGGCTAAATTCAATTTCTACTGTATCTTTTTTATCCTCAAGGTTAGCAAAACTTGTATTTATTATTTCCTTAACTTTTTCAAAGTCATGTTTTGAACAAGTGATATTTATTTCAAGATCATTTGAAAATAAGCTAGAATAAATTTCCATAATCTTATCTTTAAAGTCATCGAAATTATTTTTTGCCTGATTAATCACTTCTTCCAAAAACAAATAAGATCCAATGCCAGATAGCTCATCTCTTAACATAGTCGCCTTATCAATATGAGCGTTTGCCCTGTTTATGGCTAGTATGTGGCCCTGGTCATACATTGCTGAGGCAAAATAAGCCTTTTTCATCCTAAGGATTTCAAGGATTCTCTTTTGATTGTCGAATTTAGAGTTTAACATGAATTCTTTCATTAGCTCCAAAGCTTTGTCGAAAGACTTGGATGTGCTTATAAAGGAAACTTTTTCTAGCCTTGCAAGGTCTTTTTCATTAACATTTATAAATGAATTTGAAAAGTTTGGACTTGCCAAGTGTTGGAACAAGATGTCATCAATTTGTGTATAGGCCATATTACTTGTATCAACAGATCCCATAAAGTCGTTT comes from Anaerococcus urinomassiliensis and encodes:
- a CDS encoding S41 family peptidase translates to MKKHFKIFCLILVFVLVTTSCVKRRYDQLEARRKGVSTNNVKTSSDNFNPDDIDKFDVDSYLIWYKNLENPPKLDLAASKNPKPMTNKEMVDDFNYVFRELKENYPFFEALKREKNIDFIGDYDKYLKRIKEAKNDQEFIDEMTGIMGELNNHHARIADQNYVDKTLKYYAKNWNSPSIYYEFLKLNKQVVRNRYGLKGEQTASETSVSKRNSGSILNQDKSANMTLDTTNEGIAILKIKQMVDPQSVKEDEAVLNSFLKDKHLYKALVIDIRQNYGGNAEYWQKFLLPKILPSQKSVTNHLFFKDSPRAKLILADDTLNVESIKNVDISAIKLDHANDIKDFDYYIRDTISISPDESEKDYGFDGNIYLLVDKAVFSAADGMASFMKFSDAATLIGEESGGDGLTLGVINDVMPNSGLVFTYTNTLGYAPDGTINAEEKTKPDIKSSSYKDTIDTIIEIENGNF
- a CDS encoding kinase to dihydroxyacetone kinase, with the translated sequence MVDIGDFKFDTQMLIAGENLDEDEIFDHITANFEGDSLLAVGDEELIKIHFHTNRPWEILEYAASLGEIHDIVVENMLRQAEGLQG
- a CDS encoding toxic anion resistance protein → MSDIKLTLDGDNENDNKLESITNEGPDLVENNIKFSPEEEKMIDDFSKKIDLDNTNIILQYGSGAQKKISNFSEKTLDTVRNKDLGEIGDLLDSVVMDIKSMDREETNGPLGFFKKQVNKIEDMKYRYQSAEKNIDEVAKTLENHQITLMKDISMLDQMYDLNEEYYKEITMYIEAGNRKLKETYASEIPALESKANESNLPLDAQKVNDLKAQANRFEKKLHDLDLTRMVSIQMAPQIRMVQSSNSIMAEKIQTTIVNTIPLWKNQMVLALGMNHTNQAIRSQQRVTDLTNELLRKNADTLKQNTIETAKATERGIIDLDTIKHTNDQLISTIEEVRNIQIEGKKNRTLAQAEIARLEEELKRNLKQGNSN
- a CDS encoding 5-bromo-4-chloroindolyl phosphate hydrolysis family protein, whose translation is MKKRRYSIRLVDESTEKDNKIEEKLFRLPAKEINRANGMLALGIIFSVVSFVIILLMFIAWIFGDLSSWLIIFIISLFISIVIMLTGYRGKLEYERLEKNYKRYIRELNGNKVISINDLANSVDQDIEETYSDLRHMIKEDYFPEARIVENKSLFILDIPTYSLYKERKNEILSEASDIRQISNEQNLEEINLVRSKEIIESANKDLIAINLVKNKIENKTFIDHIEDFENSSKDILKVIENHPESSHGLNKFSEYYLPTSVKLINAYYEFEQIASRNSKILKSMEQIDETIVDLTNAFERLQLDFLSDSTMEVKADIDTINLLLNQEGLKYNDWRSK
- a CDS encoding 5-bromo-4-chloroindolyl phosphate hydrolysis family protein; translation: MSDNKNNFKINDILSDIDFDEIGNTIKESVNATIRTFTKSKKNNENLPQTKNKEVCAQKPPEINKAQGWRAISIVTAIGFAMMTIVALDGFFAWRGFGYFLFLVLSAMATFVVPYLSWKVSKEYFRLTNNYVRFLRELGNNTVISIRDLASSVAQSEEKTVSDLMKMMKRGYFYQARIVEDDSLFILDIPTFRLYKEKSKESIQTKTVNKDEDEVLVEDLSFERAREIINQGKNSLDRIKLSQARTNDANFRINVDKLIKNSVDILNIVEKYPDKSYALNKFSDYYLPTAAKLVETYNDFEMMRTNDKKILTSMNQINESILTIAEAFDKIKVELLADRAMDVKTDIDTINLLLNQEGYAEDDWES